Proteins co-encoded in one Corynebacterium tuberculostearicum genomic window:
- a CDS encoding L-serine ammonia-lyase, which translates to MFISIFDMFKIGIGPSSSHTLGPMKAGKAFVDELKEKDLLDKVTRVQANVYGSLSLTGIGHSTDKAILLGLAGEEPETVDIDGISEFMKNVRSSEKLMLGGSHEVEFPKDGGFFFHDEYLPMHENGMCLIAFAGEEDILHKTYYSVGGGFIVKQEDFAKRTDAKVDIPFPYASAAEMLELCEKNNMTLPELGLANELALRSEEEVNEHLRKVRDVMYTGIKRGSATDGPLPGSLLVPRRAAALRRRLEQSEPHDGLNILSWVNMFALAISEENASCGRVVTAPTNGACGVVPAVLAYYDKFVEPVTTEMFADYIFACNQIASLYKMNASISGAEVGCQGEVGVACSMAAGGLAQLMGATPEQVCIAAEIGMEHKLGLTCDPVLGQVQVPCIERNAVAAVDSITSARMALERESKPCVSLDEVIWTMYKTGKDMNAKYRETSQGGLAIAVHPPVPVCG; encoded by the coding sequence ATGTTCATCAGCATCTTCGATATGTTCAAGATTGGCATCGGCCCCTCAAGCTCACACACCCTTGGCCCAATGAAAGCCGGCAAGGCTTTCGTGGACGAGCTCAAGGAAAAGGACCTCTTAGACAAGGTCACTCGAGTTCAGGCAAATGTCTACGGCTCCCTCTCCCTCACGGGCATCGGCCACTCCACCGACAAGGCCATCCTCCTCGGCCTCGCTGGTGAAGAGCCAGAGACGGTTGATATCGACGGCATCTCCGAATTCATGAAGAATGTCCGCAGCAGCGAGAAGCTCATGCTGGGCGGCTCCCACGAGGTGGAATTCCCCAAGGACGGCGGCTTCTTCTTCCACGACGAGTACCTGCCAATGCACGAAAACGGAATGTGTCTTATCGCCTTCGCCGGCGAAGAAGACATCCTGCACAAGACCTACTACTCGGTCGGCGGTGGTTTCATTGTCAAGCAGGAAGACTTTGCCAAACGCACGGACGCCAAGGTTGATATCCCCTTCCCGTACGCCAGCGCCGCAGAAATGCTCGAACTGTGCGAGAAGAACAACATGACCCTCCCGGAGCTAGGCCTTGCCAACGAGTTGGCACTTCGTTCCGAAGAAGAGGTCAATGAGCACCTGCGCAAGGTTCGCGATGTCATGTACACCGGCATCAAGCGCGGCTCCGCTACCGACGGCCCGCTCCCAGGCTCCCTCCTTGTCCCCCGCCGCGCCGCTGCCCTCAGGCGCCGCCTGGAGCAGTCCGAACCGCACGATGGTCTAAACATCCTCAGCTGGGTCAATATGTTCGCACTGGCTATCTCTGAAGAGAATGCATCCTGCGGCCGCGTTGTCACCGCACCTACGAACGGCGCCTGCGGCGTTGTCCCGGCAGTACTGGCTTACTACGACAAGTTCGTTGAGCCCGTTACCACCGAGATGTTTGCTGATTACATCTTCGCCTGCAACCAGATTGCTTCCTTGTACAAGATGAACGCTTCCATCTCTGGCGCTGAGGTCGGCTGCCAAGGTGAAGTTGGTGTAGCGTGCTCCATGGCTGCCGGCGGCCTCGCCCAGCTCATGGGCGCTACCCCAGAGCAGGTATGTATCGCCGCGGAGATCGGCATGGAGCACAAACTTGGGCTAACCTGTGACCCGGTCTTGGGACAAGTTCAGGTACCCTGCATCGAGCGCAACGCCGTTGCCGCTGTTGACTCCATTACCAGCGCCCGCATGGCACTCGAACGTGAGAGCAAGCCGTGTGTCTCTCTCGATGAGGTCATCTGGACGATGTACAAAACTGGTAAGGACATGAACGCCAAATACAGGGAGACTTCACAAGGTGGCTTGGCCATCGCCGTTCATCCACCAGTACCGGTGTGTGGATAG
- a CDS encoding HAAAP family serine/threonine permease: MSHSLKRRNEARHPEDGAAMPEDLKTSKASPAAKESSPAPGIDTPFDGQKGAPKWNKEDTVWMLSLFGTAIGAGVLFLPINAGIGGIIPLIIMTVLALPMTYWAHRGMTRLVLSSSKPDGDLTDVVEEHFGKKAGVLMNILYFLSVYPILLVYSVTITNTVNSFLEHQLGITPPDRWLTSLLLVGGLILIVRMGKDVVVHVMSYLVYPFIGILVLLSLYLIPKWNTALFDSFDLNVAREASGHSMGVTLMLLVPVMVFSFNHSPMISSFAVDRRQTYGKFAEAKSRKTLLRAEILMVVVVMFFVFSCALSLSPADMADAKAQNITILSYLANHFDNPLIQWIAPVIAMIAVAKSFLGHYLGAAEGFEGLVVKGSKNASKDDAESAHKLDTITLIFMLVTAWLVAWADPSILGMIETLCGPTIAIMLFIIPMVAIHKVPALKRYKGKASNYFVFFMGLVALATIIYSIVQAF; encoded by the coding sequence ATGTCCCACTCACTCAAGCGGCGCAACGAGGCCCGGCACCCAGAAGACGGGGCCGCGATGCCCGAGGACCTCAAGACCTCCAAAGCATCACCTGCCGCAAAAGAATCTTCACCCGCACCCGGCATTGACACGCCATTCGATGGCCAGAAGGGCGCCCCGAAGTGGAATAAGGAAGACACCGTATGGATGCTCTCCTTGTTCGGCACCGCAATCGGCGCTGGTGTCCTCTTCCTTCCCATTAACGCCGGCATCGGTGGCATCATCCCGCTTATCATCATGACGGTCTTAGCACTGCCTATGACCTACTGGGCTCACCGCGGAATGACCCGCTTGGTACTGTCCAGTTCCAAGCCAGACGGTGACCTCACGGACGTCGTGGAAGAGCACTTTGGCAAGAAGGCTGGTGTGCTCATGAACATCCTGTACTTCCTGTCGGTCTACCCCATCCTGCTGGTCTACTCGGTCACCATCACCAACACGGTCAACTCCTTCTTAGAGCACCAGCTCGGAATTACTCCTCCGGACCGCTGGCTTACCTCCCTCTTGCTGGTAGGCGGCCTCATCCTGATCGTGCGCATGGGCAAGGACGTCGTGGTTCACGTCATGTCCTATTTGGTATACCCATTCATCGGCATCTTGGTTCTGCTTTCCCTCTACCTGATCCCGAAGTGGAATACCGCGCTCTTTGATTCCTTCGACCTCAACGTCGCTCGCGAGGCTTCTGGCCACAGCATGGGCGTTACCCTGATGCTGCTGGTTCCGGTTATGGTCTTCTCCTTCAACCACTCCCCGATGATTTCCTCCTTCGCCGTTGACCGCCGCCAGACCTACGGCAAGTTCGCTGAGGCCAAGTCCCGCAAGACCTTGCTCCGCGCAGAAATCCTCATGGTCGTCGTGGTCATGTTCTTCGTCTTCTCTTGTGCCCTCAGCCTCTCCCCGGCTGACATGGCTGATGCCAAGGCGCAAAACATCACCATCTTGTCCTACTTGGCCAACCACTTCGATAACCCACTTATCCAGTGGATTGCCCCAGTCATCGCCATGATTGCAGTTGCTAAGTCCTTCCTCGGCCACTACCTCGGCGCAGCCGAAGGCTTCGAAGGTCTCGTCGTCAAGGGCAGCAAGAACGCAAGCAAGGACGACGCAGAGTCCGCCCACAAGCTCGATACCATCACCCTCATCTTCATGCTGGTCACCGCTTGGCTCGTCGCCTGGGCTGACCCATCCATCCTGGGCATGATTGAAACCCTGTGTGGCCCGACGATTGCCATCATGCTCTTCATCATCCCAATGGTCGCCATCCACAAGGTCCCAGCACTGAAGCGCTACAAGGGCAAGGCTTCCAACTACTTCGTCTTCTTCATGGGCCTCGTCGCCCTAGCAACCATCATCTACTCCATCGTCCAGGCTTTCTAA
- the dtd gene encoding D-aminoacyl-tRNA deacylase has protein sequence MRAVLTRVSEAKVTVDGETVGAIDCPDTGGLLALVGVSREDMDNWQPRAEKMARKIAELRILEGEVSVADAGAPVLVVSQFTLYGRTAKGRRPSWADAAPGSDAEQVIAAIIASLQERGVSVETGQFGAKMRVSSVNEGPFTVLVET, from the coding sequence ATGCGCGCAGTACTTACTCGAGTTTCCGAAGCAAAGGTAACCGTTGATGGCGAAACCGTAGGGGCCATTGACTGCCCTGACACCGGGGGATTGCTCGCCCTAGTGGGAGTCTCGCGCGAGGATATGGATAATTGGCAGCCGCGGGCTGAGAAAATGGCGCGCAAAATTGCGGAGCTACGCATTCTTGAAGGTGAAGTTTCCGTCGCGGATGCCGGTGCGCCGGTTTTAGTGGTGAGCCAATTTACTTTGTACGGTCGCACTGCAAAAGGACGACGCCCATCGTGGGCGGATGCGGCACCTGGATCCGACGCCGAGCAAGTCATTGCAGCGATTATCGCAAGCCTTCAGGAACGAGGCGTGTCGGTAGAAACAGGCCAATTCGGGGCTAAAATGCGCGTTTCTTCTGTGAACGAGGGGCCCTTTACCGTCTTGGTCGAGACCTAG
- a CDS encoding N5-glutamine methyltransferase family protein → MTTAFGPEFDAAKLAKLAPELADVFTAAGFSTDGLAGYLGPEVTEALFRGEPAPVALAAHGETQMELLIRFFLLHEHLPATLLAEAVGARLATQLLDAKVALADAHGKAYIALDVRPHTIDGANRLIFSDVDASLVAHVPGPDHVLGVGAASLSLLQSTPVSPVSSVLDLGTGSGVQLLGQLECADKVTATDVHGRALDLAQATIAASGESKKVELLQGSWFDPVAGRRFDRLVANPPFVVGLPEVGHVYRDSGLNLDGASELVVSQATDHLTPGGTAHLLAAWIHTSGQTWQQRVASWLPDKGVAAWIIQRDVADPALYVSTWLKDESLDVRSVEGQERSRAWLEHFHDHEVNGIGFGFVAIQRIGDDEPADILAEEMPQTFSDPLGPEVEEYFARVAWLRDLVPGELQGKHFQVRPGLAREDISTPDEETQQGFTRAALRITRTDGPRWSHEVDEHLAAIVAGLNPQGLNLEETIGLYAAAHGFDEEEITAAALPAVIDMVRHGLLIPADLLLDADSADLT, encoded by the coding sequence ATGACGACTGCCTTTGGACCCGAGTTCGATGCCGCGAAACTTGCCAAATTGGCCCCAGAACTAGCGGATGTCTTTACCGCCGCTGGCTTTAGTACCGATGGGCTGGCCGGGTATTTAGGACCAGAAGTAACTGAAGCTCTTTTTCGCGGCGAACCAGCGCCCGTAGCGCTGGCCGCCCACGGAGAAACACAAATGGAGCTCCTAATCCGGTTTTTCCTCCTTCATGAGCATCTGCCGGCCACGCTTTTGGCCGAGGCAGTAGGAGCGCGCTTGGCCACTCAGCTGCTGGATGCCAAAGTTGCGCTTGCCGACGCCCACGGCAAGGCCTACATTGCCCTCGACGTCCGCCCCCACACCATCGACGGCGCCAACCGGCTCATCTTTTCCGACGTTGACGCTTCCTTGGTCGCCCACGTACCCGGGCCTGACCACGTGCTCGGGGTAGGCGCAGCAAGCCTGTCCCTATTACAATCTACGCCAGTGAGTCCGGTAAGCAGCGTTCTCGATTTGGGCACCGGCTCCGGGGTCCAATTATTGGGGCAGTTGGAGTGCGCGGACAAGGTGACCGCCACCGATGTACACGGCCGTGCGTTGGATCTAGCCCAAGCAACGATTGCCGCTTCCGGAGAAAGCAAGAAGGTGGAACTTCTCCAAGGATCTTGGTTCGATCCGGTTGCCGGCCGCCGGTTCGACCGCCTCGTAGCTAACCCACCTTTTGTTGTGGGCTTGCCCGAAGTCGGTCACGTATATCGCGATTCCGGTTTAAACCTCGATGGTGCAAGCGAGTTGGTCGTTTCCCAGGCCACCGATCACCTGACGCCAGGCGGCACTGCTCACCTTCTAGCAGCCTGGATTCACACCAGTGGCCAAACCTGGCAACAGCGCGTTGCCTCTTGGCTTCCTGACAAGGGAGTAGCTGCTTGGATTATTCAGCGCGATGTGGCGGATCCCGCGCTCTATGTTTCCACCTGGCTCAAAGATGAATCTCTAGATGTGCGGTCCGTGGAAGGACAGGAGCGCTCCCGCGCCTGGCTGGAGCACTTCCACGACCACGAGGTCAATGGCATTGGTTTCGGTTTCGTTGCCATTCAACGCATCGGCGACGATGAACCCGCTGATATTTTGGCCGAAGAAATGCCGCAAACCTTTAGCGATCCCCTCGGCCCTGAAGTAGAGGAATACTTCGCTCGCGTAGCCTGGCTGCGCGACCTTGTGCCAGGCGAGCTACAAGGAAAGCACTTCCAGGTACGGCCCGGCCTGGCTCGAGAAGACATCAGTACCCCGGACGAAGAAACTCAGCAAGGCTTTACTCGTGCCGCCCTTCGCATTACCCGCACAGACGGACCACGCTGGAGTCATGAGGTTGACGAGCACCTCGCTGCCATCGTCGCTGGTCTCAATCCGCAAGGCCTCAACTTGGAAGAAACGATTGGCCTGTATGCGGCGGCGCATGGGTTCGACGAAGAAGAAATTACCGCTGCCGCCCTTCCCGCTGTCATTGATATGGTTCGCCACGGGCTACTTATCCCAGCAGACCTTCTTCTGGACGCCGATTCTGCGGACCTCACCTAG
- a CDS encoding DUF3099 domain-containing protein — translation MFGRKERYLITDAKLTPGQDRKRREIQYGIFQFLRVPSLLIAGLCLYLHWWLVAAIIVGVTFPLPWIAVIIGNGRGEKKDKREKNVYKPAMNRRLYTQTDAPRLSGGTAHPIEASHDIIDHEEE, via the coding sequence TTGTTTGGCCGAAAAGAACGCTATCTCATCACAGACGCCAAGCTTACGCCTGGCCAGGACCGCAAACGGCGTGAAATCCAATACGGCATCTTTCAGTTTTTGCGCGTTCCCTCGCTACTTATTGCAGGACTATGCCTCTACCTTCACTGGTGGCTCGTGGCCGCCATCATTGTGGGTGTGACGTTTCCGCTGCCATGGATCGCCGTAATTATTGGCAATGGCCGCGGGGAAAAGAAGGATAAGCGGGAGAAAAACGTGTACAAACCGGCCATGAACCGGCGGCTTTATACCCAGACCGATGCCCCACGGCTCTCCGGTGGCACGGCCCACCCTATAGAGGCTTCGCACGACATCATCGACCACGAAGAAGAGTAA
- a CDS encoding DUF3039 domain-containing protein, with protein sequence MDGVTTTTKTIERPDIREDTSTTDNDTPKFFHYVKKDHILDSAVNGKYVVALCGETFPVTKQAKPGSPVCPDCERVYKGLRRK encoded by the coding sequence ATGGACGGCGTGACTACGACTACGAAGACAATTGAACGGCCAGATATTCGTGAAGATACTTCGACGACGGATAATGACACGCCGAAGTTCTTCCACTACGTCAAAAAGGATCACATCCTCGATTCCGCTGTGAACGGCAAATACGTCGTTGCTCTATGCGGCGAGACGTTCCCGGTGACCAAGCAGGCAAAGCCGGGTTCTCCGGTTTGCCCCGATTGTGAGCGCGTGTATAAGGGTCTGCGCCGCAAGTGA
- a CDS encoding DEAD/DEAH box helicase, with protein MRTFKKTNLRAWQQSALDKFLATKPQDFMAVATPGAGKTTFALRIATELMEDRTVERVIVVVPTEHLKTQWSAAAARVELALDPAFSNSSAVNPSMDGIVVTYAQVGMHPFKHRAVASARRTLVILDEIHHAGDAKSWGDGVKEAYDDVNHRLALTGTPFRSDDSPIPFVQYVDDGEGHKVSRSDHTYGYGDALADGVVRPVVFLSYSGEARWRDSAGEEHAARLGDIMNAEQTARAWRTALDPKGEWIPAVLQAAHNRLMQMRRNMPDAGGLVLASDTTTARAYAKILKQLSNTPVSVILSDDPGSSDRIQEFSESTDEWMVAVRMVSEGVDVPRLAVGVYATSASTPLFFAQAIGRFVRSRMPGETASVFLPSVPVLLGLAENMEKSRDHVLGEEKPDKDGWDDDLLEQANQKKTEPDMLEKSYESLGAEAEFSGLLYNGSQFNTGDMTTDEEADFLGIPGLLDADQVKDLLRKKQSEEMDRREAEEKARRAAEAEEAHRRKLYGMEYAPDSRKKAAETESSDSGVVDELGQLRKELNTVVSIAAQRSGRPHGAIHTEVRKACGGPPTALCNADQLRERIEYLRKW; from the coding sequence GTGAGGACCTTTAAAAAGACTAACCTTCGTGCCTGGCAGCAATCCGCCCTCGATAAATTCCTTGCCACCAAACCGCAAGACTTTATGGCGGTGGCAACCCCAGGCGCCGGCAAAACTACCTTCGCGCTGCGTATCGCCACCGAACTTATGGAGGACCGCACGGTCGAGCGCGTCATCGTTGTCGTGCCGACCGAACACCTCAAGACCCAGTGGTCTGCAGCCGCTGCGCGTGTGGAGTTAGCGTTAGATCCTGCTTTTAGCAATTCCTCCGCCGTCAATCCTTCTATGGACGGCATTGTGGTGACCTATGCGCAGGTGGGCATGCATCCCTTTAAACACCGCGCGGTTGCCTCTGCTCGGCGCACATTGGTGATTTTGGATGAGATCCACCATGCCGGCGACGCTAAGAGCTGGGGCGATGGCGTCAAGGAAGCTTATGACGATGTGAACCACCGCCTAGCGCTTACCGGCACGCCCTTCCGCTCCGATGACTCGCCCATTCCCTTCGTCCAATACGTAGACGATGGGGAGGGGCACAAGGTCTCTCGCTCGGACCATACCTATGGCTATGGCGATGCGCTTGCCGACGGCGTTGTGCGCCCCGTTGTCTTCCTTTCTTACTCCGGCGAAGCCCGGTGGCGGGATTCGGCTGGCGAGGAACATGCGGCCCGCCTAGGGGACATCATGAATGCGGAGCAAACCGCCCGTGCGTGGCGCACCGCCTTAGACCCTAAGGGAGAATGGATCCCTGCGGTCTTGCAGGCAGCACATAACCGATTGATGCAGATGCGGCGCAATATGCCAGATGCTGGCGGCCTCGTATTGGCCTCAGATACGACTACCGCACGCGCGTATGCCAAGATCCTCAAGCAGCTTTCTAATACGCCGGTTTCGGTGATTTTGTCCGATGACCCCGGTTCCTCGGACCGCATCCAGGAATTTTCTGAATCTACCGATGAATGGATGGTGGCTGTGCGCATGGTGTCCGAGGGCGTGGACGTGCCTCGCTTGGCAGTGGGCGTTTATGCAACCTCGGCGTCGACCCCGCTATTTTTTGCCCAAGCCATCGGGCGTTTCGTGCGCTCGCGCATGCCAGGCGAGACGGCATCGGTTTTCCTTCCTTCGGTTCCTGTCCTACTGGGCTTGGCCGAAAATATGGAAAAGTCCCGCGACCACGTCTTGGGTGAAGAAAAGCCCGACAAGGACGGTTGGGATGACGATCTGCTAGAGCAGGCGAATCAGAAAAAGACCGAACCAGACATGCTGGAGAAGTCTTATGAGTCGCTTGGTGCCGAGGCAGAGTTCTCGGGCCTGCTGTATAACGGTTCTCAGTTCAACACTGGGGACATGACCACGGACGAAGAAGCCGACTTCCTTGGTATTCCCGGGCTGCTCGATGCGGACCAAGTCAAGGATCTGCTGCGCAAGAAACAATCTGAGGAAATGGACCGCCGTGAGGCGGAAGAAAAGGCTCGTCGCGCGGCTGAGGCCGAGGAAGCTCACCGTCGCAAGCTTTATGGCATGGAGTATGCCCCAGATTCGCGGAAGAAGGCTGCAGAGACTGAGTCAAGCGATTCCGGGGTCGTCGATGAGCTAGGCCAGCTGCGCAAGGAGCTCAACACGGTGGTTTCTATTGCCGCGCAGCGCTCTGGGCGCCCGCACGGTGCGATTCACACCGAAGTCCGTAAGGCCTGCGGTGGACCGCCCACCGCGCTGTGCAACGCCGACCAGCTACGCGAGCGCATAGAATACCTGCGCAAATGGTAG
- a CDS encoding 6-carboxyhexanoate--CoA ligase, producing the protein MAETSTVLMSIKMRASLEGRHISGAERIVEPHLVPSVSSELATRALRHEKGVPDSINIATKAVAPSNIIYVNALNVGTRDCENPESAQTAMMAVLAKDNHVSESAARRGIELLYRARDMRGASIVCAETGERLDTHGQRGVRVGTFDWADSLCAELKNHRADAVALASKALAAPGIVAEVCISDDPSYTTGYVAVEGSYTALRNVKAEGGKQGGRVLFYSGALSALPEAEQWLREKPVLVEGSWQ; encoded by the coding sequence ATGGCAGAAACCTCGACTGTGCTGATGAGTATTAAGATGCGTGCAAGCCTTGAAGGTAGGCATATCTCGGGCGCTGAACGCATCGTGGAACCACACCTTGTTCCTAGCGTGAGTTCTGAGCTTGCAACCCGGGCGTTGCGGCATGAGAAGGGCGTGCCGGATTCCATCAATATCGCTACGAAGGCGGTTGCACCAAGCAACATTATTTATGTCAACGCCTTGAATGTCGGTACTCGGGACTGCGAGAACCCGGAGTCTGCACAAACAGCGATGATGGCCGTGCTCGCTAAGGACAACCATGTTTCCGAGAGCGCAGCCCGCCGAGGTATCGAGCTTCTGTATCGCGCCCGCGATATGCGCGGTGCCAGTATCGTCTGCGCTGAAACCGGTGAGCGTCTAGACACTCATGGGCAACGAGGCGTTCGGGTGGGAACATTTGATTGGGCTGATTCCCTTTGTGCCGAGTTGAAGAACCATCGGGCTGATGCCGTTGCTTTAGCATCCAAGGCTCTTGCTGCGCCGGGCATTGTCGCGGAAGTCTGTATTTCCGATGACCCGAGCTACACCACGGGTTATGTTGCGGTCGAAGGTTCCTACACGGCTTTGCGCAACGTCAAGGCTGAAGGCGGGAAACAGGGTGGACGTGTCTTGTTCTATTCAGGCGCACTTAGTGCACTTCCGGAGGCAGAGCAGTGGCTGCGTGAAAAGCCTGTCCTTGTGGAAGGTTCTTGGCAATGA